A segment of the Bufo bufo chromosome 5, aBufBuf1.1, whole genome shotgun sequence genome:
GTGTAACATTCCACCATAAGAACACTCCTTAGCATTGCTGCCAGAAAGGGAATGCAAGTGAAGCACCTAGACCAggtatgctcaacctgtggccctccagctgttggaaaactacaactcccacaatgccctgctgtaggctgatagctgtaggctgttcgggcatgctgggagttgtagttttgcaacagctgaaggggtGCAGTCTGAGCATGCCTAACCTAGATGTCAAAATTTCTTTTCTGTATGGAGACATCAAGGAGGATCTATACATGGAACAGCCACCAGGATTTAAGAAGGAAAAGAACCTTGTATGCAAACTGCAAAAGAGCATCTATGGGCTCAAGCAAGCTGCGAGAGTGTGGAATGAAAAAGTGAATGAAATACTCACAAAAGAAGGATTCTGAAGAAGTAAAGCAGATCCATCTCTGTATTCAAAGAATCAAGAGAACAAATGGACATACATCCCAATTTACGTTGATGACATCTTGACGTGTTTTGAACAAGAAGGGGACTATGACCAAATATGCAGTTCACAAACTGAAACTAAATTTAGAAATTAAAGAGTTGGGGAACATTACTCTCTACCTAGGAATTCAAATAGAGCGGGAAGAGGATGGAAGCTATCTTAACCAAAGTCAGAAAATGACAGAAATATTAGAACGGTTTCACATGCAAGATGCAAAGGAAGCGAGAACACCAATGGAACCAGATTATCCGAAAAACAATGGAGCAAAAAACTTGTTACCTAACAATGATTATTACCGCAGGGCAATCGGAAAATTGCTATACATCGCCACTGTGACAAGACCAGACATCGCCGTAGCAGTGGGAATACTTTGCAGGAAAGTCGCAACACCGTGTCAATGCGACTGGAACGCAGTAAAGAGGGTAATGCAGTACCTAAAGGGAACAAATCGGATGAAGCTGCGACTTCCAGCATCATCAAGCCCAAAACTGATTGGATATGTGGACGCCGATTGGGCTGGAGACACCACTGACTGCAAATCTACAATCTTCCAGTATGGACAAGGAACAATAAGCTGGTCTAGTTGGAAACAAGTGACTGTTGCACTCTCTTCAACTGAAGTGGAATTCATAGCAGCTGCACCTTACACACTCTGAGAAGATTAACCCAAGAACCAAGCACATTGATGTAAAATATCATCTGCTCAGGGACATGCAAGAACAAGGAGTTATCAACATCCAGTACTGTCCATCAGAGGAGATGACTGCAGACGCACTCACCAA
Coding sequences within it:
- the LOC121002503 gene encoding secreted RxLR effector protein 161-like; amino-acid sequence: MTKYAVHKLKLNLEIKELGNITLYLGIQIEREEDGSYLNQSQKMTEILERFHMQDAKEARTPMEPDYPKNNGAKNLLPNNDYYRRAIGKLLYIATVTRPDIAVAVGILCRKVATPCQCDWNAVKRVMQYLKGTNRMKLRLPASSSPKLIGYVDADWAGDTTDCKSTIFQYGQGTISWSSWKQVTVALSSTEVEFIAAAPYTL